The Paenibacillus sp. 37 sequence GGCTTTGGCGTTTTAAATTACTTCACTCACATCGGTCTTATTGTCCTTACGATAAAATAATTTGATTCACAATTTTATAATAATTGCTTTAACAAAAAAAATCGCTGAACTTAGTTCCTTAACGGACAAGTTTATTAAGTATACTTACAGTGCTGAACATATCGTTCCTGATCTAAATACGTCTCCCCTCCCCGTTGATCCAGTAGACCAAACAAACTCACCCTGCTCACGATATTTGCTCATTGGTTAAACCCAGGGGTCTATTTGTAAGAGATACACTTCAGCGGCTTTTTCAACAAGCAATAAAAACGACTATATATCATCCGAATCCACCTGCTCTATGGTTGCTGCAGGTAACCATCCTTCAAGCAATGCTCCTCCTTCCGGATGATTGCTTGCGGCAAGTTCTCCCCCGTGCTGCCTAACAATTCTTTGTGAAATGGTTAAGCCTAATCCGCTGCCACCGGTTGAACGACTTCTGGATGTTTCCCCGCGATATAAGGGTTCAAATACACGCTCAAGTTCTTCCGTAGAGAAGCCCGGCCCGGTATCGCGTATCGTAAACTTAACCTTATCACCAACTTTGTTACATTGGACTTCGATTTCACTACCCGCAGATGTGTGTCTTACGGCATTATCCAGAAGGTTGTTCATGGCTCGCTCTAATAAATGCATATCTCCATGGATGATGCACCAATCCGTTACATGGAACGAGATGGAAACTCCTTTCTGCCGAGCCAGAGGACCCAGACTATCAATCGAATTCCGGACGACCTGGTTAAAATCCACCGTTTCATCATGCAGTTGCGACTCTACATACTCCATTTTTGTAAAAGTGAAAAGGTCCTCTACCAAACGATCCAATTGAGCTGATTTATCCTTGCAAACCGCCACATATTGAGCCATTTTCTCCGGAGATTGAGCGATCCCTTGCTCCAGACCATCCAAATAGCCTCGCAAAGCGAACAACGGTGTCCGTAAATCATGCGCAACAGCCGCAATGACGAATCGGCGTTCCTCTTCCAGTTCAGCCTGTTTTCGATAGGACTGCTCAAGTCCCTTGACCATAACATCGAATCCATCGCGCACTTCAGCGATTTCAGTGACCCTGGACATGGGTAACCGAACATCCCAATCCCCTTTTGCAATTTGTCTTGCTGCATTTCCCATTTTCTCGAGTGGTTTGAGAACGAATCGCCTCATTTCCATTCCGACAACAAAGATCGCAAGCAGCAGCCCGACAAAAGCCGACATCACTTGAAATTGATTGGATTTAGGTAAGTACAGAATAACCCTTCCCAGCAACTTGCCGTCCTCGATGACGGAGAACCGCTCAGTTGATAAATTAGTGCCTCGTCGGTCAGGATTGGAACGATAAATTTCCTGATCTTCTGCAGATTGAATGAGCACATCCATCTTCGCTATACGAAGCGCGGAATACAATTGGTTTTGCCAGTCTGGATCTGACCATTGGTCTGTGTCCGATTCAATTCGCTCCGTCATTTCCGATATATTTCGTTGCAGGGTCTCGTTTTGCAGACGACCTTGTTCGAAGCTGAGTGTCTTGGTTTCCATAAAGTGCGCAGTAACAAAAAAGATCCACGGCAATAGGAGGATAAAGAAGAAGCAAAGCATAGTAAACGTACGAATGCGGAGTGACCTCATATTACCCTCCCTCAAAGCGATACCCTACTCCCCATACGTTGACCAGGAATAGCGGTTTATTCGGATCAGCTTCGATTTTCTCACGAAGCCGACTAAGATGGACCCGAATTGTATGCCTGTCGCCCACCCCATCCCAAAACTTCGCTAGTAATTGTTCATAGGAGAAAACATGTCTCGGATGTTTGGCAAATAATCGCAGCAGCTCATATTCCCTGGGTGTGAGCACGATGTTATTTCCATCCACTAGTACTTCTCTTGTGGACAGGTTTAATTTAATGCGGCCGTAATCCAAGACCCTGTTATCCAATTGTTGTGGAGAAGCGGAACGCCGCATTACGGCTTTTACTCTGGCAACGATCTCACCCGGCGAAGCGGTTTTGACGATGTAATCATCGCCTCCGAGAGTAAGGCCCCGAATCTTATCCACATCATCGCTGCGAGCACTTAAGAACAGGATGGGTACATTGCTCTCCCCGCGAATCCGGCGGCAAAACTCAAATCCATTTTGTCCCGGCATCATAATGTCAAGAACAATGCAATCAACAGAGTTTTCCTTAAATATGTCCCACGCTTGGGCGGTGTCGCAAGCGGTTTTCACTTGAAAGTGGTCATTCTCTAGAAAATCCCTTAATAGCTCAACAATATCTAGGTCATCGTCTACAACCAGAATCGTCTTTGATACGCTCATGTTTATCCCACCTTTGCTTTCCTAGTTTATCATTTTTTTTAACAAGAACTAACGTGAGCTTATGTATTGTGATGATTTGTTTATACTTTTGTGATCTTTTTTCATCTTTGTTTGAGATATTCGTTTGGTATGCTTCTATTTGCGCACACGACCAGCCCCAACTTCGGGTGATCGTCCCGCACACCATGATAAAGGAGGTATACATATAGGGTTGGAAAATAACGCCTTCTCGTTCTTTCCTTTCGGGCCTTTGTTTTGTCTAACGCTGTTTTCTTTCCATGCAGTTCGAGTATATCCGATTCGTTATCGTTACAAAAATGGTCATCAAAAGAATGACATCGCTATGATTCTGATGGCCAATGGGGAAATTGATGAGAAGGAATATCGTAAGCTGAAAGATCTTTTGACTAAATAGAGACAAGGAGGATTTACGGATGCTTAACGTTCAAATTGTGTTGTTTGACGGCTTTGACCTTCTGGATGCGATAGCGCCTTACGAGGTCTTCTGTGCTGCAGCCATGAATGCTGAAAATGCGTTGAACGTAGAATTGGTCACCGCCGAGGGACCAAGATCCGTGCCTAGCGGCATCAACGGGTTGAGGATTGAAGCGAGTGGCGGACTGGACCCGGAACGAGCGGGGATCATTCTCGTACCTGGAGCGTCCGGCGACGTCGAGGGAGATGGGCCCGATTCGGTTCCGGCTATTCTGGGCCGTGCCATGGAGACCGAATTGACCGGCATGATCGAGCAGGCTCTCCAGCACAAAGACAGGATAGTCGCTACAGTCTGCGGCGGTTCACTGGTGCTTGCCATGGGAGGCCTCTTGGAAGGCAGACCTGCGGTAACGAACCATCTGGGCATGGACTTACTTGGTGCAACTGGAGCAGTTCCCATCTCGGCTCGCGTTGTGGACGACGGCAATCTGGTTACCGGCGGCGGCGTAACCTCAGGACTCGATGTAGCGCTGTATCTGGTGGAACGTGAACTTGGGCCTCGTATCGCTCACGCGGTAGAGCAGTTATTCGAATACGAACGAAGAGGCACGGTTTGGAAGAATATCGGGATAACGCCAAGCGTTAATAAACCATTGACGAGCGAAGAGCCAAACACCGTGGTGAACCAAACAGCGATGACCCCCACGCCCCGTACCCTGCACTGCAACACCGTACAAGCATCGGTCTTCGACGGAGATTGGGATACCACCCTCGCTACGCCCGTTGGAAAGCTGGAGATCATGCTCTCAATATCGACAAGACACGGTATGATTCACGGCACGGCGATGCAAGGAGATGAAACCATTGAGTTTATGAACCCCTTGCTTGAAGATAACAAGCTGGTCTGGTCACTTCGAATCACGAAACCCATGCGCTTGAATCTCAAATTTGAAGTTGTCGTCGATGGTGATCACATGGTTGGTTTCGCTAAAGCCGGCCTCCTGCCTGCATCCAAATTAACAGGAAATCGGGTTGCCTAATCGTAAGAAGGAAAATCCGCGGCATACACGTGCTCTGACTTCCAGATATGTATGTCGATCGTGTTTTACCGTATTCAGAAATGAAAAATGGAGCTTCGGGAGTTGCAAATGGATGAAGAAACGAAAATCGTTATATCTATTGCTAGCCTGTGTCAGCATTCTATTTATACTACACACTTTGGTGAAAAACTATTGGATCGATCCAGGTGCTTCGGGATTTTTAAGCCATAAGACCGGGCTGAAACGCGAACTTAATCTCCCGGTTTGGCTTAATGTCATGTACATTCATGTTGCATTCGCATGTGTGGCCATGGCATCAGGACTGATTAACTTTTCGAATCGAATATTTGAAAGAAGCCGCAGGCTGCATCGCATAAACGGCTATGTATATATCCTATCCGTACTGCTGGTTGTACTAACTTCCGGATATATGGCCCCCTACGCGACAGGCGGCAAAATAAGCAGTATGGGATTCAATCTGCTGAATATGATCTGGCTGGTTATCACCATTACGGCGCTCGTTCAAATCAAGAGGAAAAGGATCATTCGACATCGCAACTGGATGATTCGTAGTTACGTCTTTTGCTTCACTAACATGTTGATCCATCTCATTACTTCCCTGTTTCATCAGGGATTCGGGTACGTTTACCCTACTAGCTACACCATCGGCGTTTACGGCTCGATTGCGCTGCTGCTAGTTATTCCTGAAATCATCATCAGAACAAATCGAAAGGAATGGGTATCAGGATGAAAAAAATACTTAGCTTACTCACGTCGTTAACGCTCGTTCTATGTCTATTATCCCCCGCAGCAAGCGCAGAAACAAACAAGAATCCAGATCCATCCAAGGGTAAAAGCGTGCATGTACAAATCGTATTATTCGATGGGTTTGATCTGCTGGACGCATTAGCGCCATATGAAGTATTTGCTGCTGCCGGAATGTACACTGGTGGAAAAGTTACTGTAGAATTAGTATCTGCAGAAGGTAAGCGTTCGGTGCCGAGCGGGCTGAATGGACCTGCCCTCGATGCGCAAGATGTGTTAGACCCTGATCATTCCGGTATTATTGTTGTTCCTGGCGCTTCGGGGAAGCCAGCGGGGAATACCTCAGATGCTATTCCCAACATATTAAGGCAGGCCAAGGATACGGGATTAACAACGATGATGAAACAAGCTATGAATAATAAGGAAGTTACGGTGGCTACCGTGTGTGGAGGTTCATTGCTGCTGGCTATGGATGGATTGTTGAAAGACAGATATGCTGTCACCAATCAGTTAGGCATGAGTGCGTTAGGGGCTCTCGGTGCAATTCCCGTCGATGCAAGGATCGTGGAAGATGGCTCTCGTTTGGTAACTGGCGGTGGTGTTACTTCTGGACTTGATGTTGCCTTGTATTTGGTTGAGCGTGAAGTAGGACCACAGATTGAGAATGCCGTAGAGAAGTTATTCGAGTACGAGCGTAGGGGAACGGTTTGGCAAGCAAACGGCATACCGCCGATTAACTTTGGGACGAGCCAGGATACGTCTAGAAAAGAACAACCGTCTGCACTGGAGAAAAAAGTCGAGAAGTGAGGAATCGAGCATAAGTTGCAATGAAACATGTCGTTTCATCTTCTCACCTATGAAACTGAAAACAAGCCGGAATTTTGACGTGACCCCTAAAAGTTAGACACGGTTATTTTGCCAGGCAATTTGCTCAATATGGGTTCGGTATTGCACCGGACTCATTTTTGATTTTACTTTCAATCGTTTTGCATGTTAGTATTCCACATATTCCCAAGGTTTTGTATAAAATGCTCTACTTTCGAATTTCTTATAGTAAAGTATTCTGATTTCATATCCTCAAAGATTACTCCTTCACTGAATTATCATAACATTTTCCTTGGTAGGTTCGCGTTCTTGCTTCCAACCCGAAAACTGCTGTGATTGTATGCAAATTTCGGAAATGAATTAATGGGCGAATAACCAATTATATATGTGCCTAATAATCGGCAATAGGAACCTGCTCTTGTCCAATACGGTAATCGGTACAGGTTCTTGTCCTCAACAGCTAGTTTCAGTCCGATATTTCGCTTTAATACCTAGCCACCCGTGTTTAACCTCTCATCGTGTCTGTTGTTTCATAACAATGTGAACACTTTCATGTATTATGGTTCTTAATGAGATTTTAAGTGCATGTGCTCATCGTTAGTTATACATCTAATCGGCTAACGGACTATGTTCTTGTCTATCCCGGCAATCGGTACAAGTTCTTGTCCTTAGGGAACTTGTACCGATAAAATAAGAAAGCCGCTAAAATAGCGACTTCAATAGGAATATGTTCTTGTCCCTCGACAATAATAAAGTTAATAAATTTTTTTCTATTAACTCAGATTCTTACCTTAAGTACATACCTCTGTACGTTTGCTTAAACAGCATTAATTGTTCCTTAATCACATACGCTCACTAAGATGCACGTCTATCAATTAGAAAAGAAGCTCCACCTACATAAATAGGTAAAGCACAACTAATCTATTGTTCAACTGATATTCTTTATTTATAGGATTAGTACTCTAATTTTTCCCCATCTTCTGGAACTGATAACTTTGCGCCAAATCCGTGCTCTTTTGCAAAGTCTTTTAACTCTTTACGTGTTAGATAAGCATGATTAACTGCCTCCATATGGGTTGCAAACAATTCAGCTTCTGGAAGAGTTTGATGTACTTTTAGTACACCTTCTGCCCCCATAATTAACGGCCCACCAATTTCAAATTGATTGTTACCTGCGTTAATAATTACAACATCCGGCTGATATTTTTGTAGATTGTTCTCCACTTCGTCATACCAAACGGTATCACCTAATAAATATACAGTCTTCTCACTTTCATGCTTAAAGACAACACCGCAAGCAGGACCTGATATTGCTAGCATCTCGTCAACACTTGCGTGTTTTCCATTGGTATGAGTTAAAGAAATTCCCTCAAAATGTGTCTTATCACCTATTACATAAACATTCTTAAACCCTTGCTCACGAAGTGTAGTTGCATCATCCTCATTTTGCGAAAATAAAGGAATTTGTTTATCTATTTGTTCACTTGCCGCAGGATCCCAGTGATCTGGATGCAAATGCGTTACAATCAATGCATCCACGCCTTCTAGAATTTCATTAACTGACATTGGCAATTCAGTTATAGGATTACTCTCCAAATTTCCAGACATAGGCATCGGTGCATGTGGTGGTGCAAATGGAGGAATTTCACCTTTTTTAGAGAGCATAGGATCTACTAAAAAGATTTTTTTACCATACTTTATTTTTAACGTTGCATTCCTGATTTGCGTAATATACATCGAAAATCCTCCTTTAAATTTATCAAGTTATTTGAGCTCTGTAATTTACCGATTTGAATCAAAGTACCACTTGCTCACTCATAATAATCTAATCGGTTTATATTATCATTTTACCGTCTAATAAAAAATCATTACATTAATTAAAAAAGGAAAACAGCCAAATTACTTTATTTTCTAAAGAAAGTAGAACGATATAATTGATTCATGTAAGATAATTC is a genomic window containing:
- a CDS encoding DUF2306 domain-containing protein; translated protein: MKKRKSLYLLLACVSILFILHTLVKNYWIDPGASGFLSHKTGLKRELNLPVWLNVMYIHVAFACVAMASGLINFSNRIFERSRRLHRINGYVYILSVLLVVLTSGYMAPYATGGKISSMGFNLLNMIWLVITITALVQIKRKRIIRHRNWMIRSYVFCFTNMLIHLITSLFHQGFGYVYPTSYTIGVYGSIALLLVIPEIIIRTNRKEWVSG
- a CDS encoding sensor histidine kinase is translated as MRSLRIRTFTMLCFFFILLLPWIFFVTAHFMETKTLSFEQGRLQNETLQRNISEMTERIESDTDQWSDPDWQNQLYSALRIAKMDVLIQSAEDQEIYRSNPDRRGTNLSTERFSVIEDGKLLGRVILYLPKSNQFQVMSAFVGLLLAIFVVGMEMRRFVLKPLEKMGNAARQIAKGDWDVRLPMSRVTEIAEVRDGFDVMVKGLEQSYRKQAELEEERRFVIAAVAHDLRTPLFALRGYLDGLEQGIAQSPEKMAQYVAVCKDKSAQLDRLVEDLFTFTKMEYVESQLHDETVDFNQVVRNSIDSLGPLARQKGVSISFHVTDWCIIHGDMHLLERAMNNLLDNAVRHTSAGSEIEVQCNKVGDKVKFTIRDTGPGFSTEELERVFEPLYRGETSRSRSTGGSGLGLTISQRIVRQHGGELAASNHPEGGALLEGWLPAATIEQVDSDDI
- a CDS encoding response regulator transcription factor produces the protein MSVSKTILVVDDDLDIVELLRDFLENDHFQVKTACDTAQAWDIFKENSVDCIVLDIMMPGQNGFEFCRRIRGESNVPILFLSARSDDVDKIRGLTLGGDDYIVKTASPGEIVARVKAVMRRSASPQQLDNRVLDYGRIKLNLSTREVLVDGNNIVLTPREYELLRLFAKHPRHVFSYEQLLAKFWDGVGDRHTIRVHLSRLREKIEADPNKPLFLVNVWGVGYRFEGG
- a CDS encoding DJ-1/PfpI family protein; the protein is MKKILSLLTSLTLVLCLLSPAASAETNKNPDPSKGKSVHVQIVLFDGFDLLDALAPYEVFAAAGMYTGGKVTVELVSAEGKRSVPSGLNGPALDAQDVLDPDHSGIIVVPGASGKPAGNTSDAIPNILRQAKDTGLTTMMKQAMNNKEVTVATVCGGSLLLAMDGLLKDRYAVTNQLGMSALGALGAIPVDARIVEDGSRLVTGGGVTSGLDVALYLVEREVGPQIENAVEKLFEYERRGTVWQANGIPPINFGTSQDTSRKEQPSALEKKVEK
- a CDS encoding MBL fold metallo-hydrolase, coding for MYITQIRNATLKIKYGKKIFLVDPMLSKKGEIPPFAPPHAPMPMSGNLESNPITELPMSVNEILEGVDALIVTHLHPDHWDPAASEQIDKQIPLFSQNEDDATTLREQGFKNVYVIGDKTHFEGISLTHTNGKHASVDEMLAISGPACGVVFKHESEKTVYLLGDTVWYDEVENNLQKYQPDVVIINAGNNQFEIGGPLIMGAEGVLKVHQTLPEAELFATHMEAVNHAYLTRKELKDFAKEHGFGAKLSVPEDGEKLEY
- a CDS encoding DJ-1/PfpI family protein, giving the protein MLNVQIVLFDGFDLLDAIAPYEVFCAAAMNAENALNVELVTAEGPRSVPSGINGLRIEASGGLDPERAGIILVPGASGDVEGDGPDSVPAILGRAMETELTGMIEQALQHKDRIVATVCGGSLVLAMGGLLEGRPAVTNHLGMDLLGATGAVPISARVVDDGNLVTGGGVTSGLDVALYLVERELGPRIAHAVEQLFEYERRGTVWKNIGITPSVNKPLTSEEPNTVVNQTAMTPTPRTLHCNTVQASVFDGDWDTTLATPVGKLEIMLSISTRHGMIHGTAMQGDETIEFMNPLLEDNKLVWSLRITKPMRLNLKFEVVVDGDHMVGFAKAGLLPASKLTGNRVA